CGCGACGGTGCCCTCGAAGGCGTCGAGGGACATCCGGCTGAAGACCCGCTTGATGCGCCCCGCACGGTGCTGGGCCTGTAGGAAGGCCATCTCGTCGCGCACGCGTTCCGCGGTGACGCGGTGGCGGGCGTCCCGCACGGCCGCCGCGGTGTGCGCGAGCGGTTGCGCGCGCAGGGCGTGCGCGGGCAGGGCCGCGGTGATGTTGGAGACGGCGTTGCCCGAGTAACCGTCCGGCAGCCGGTCCTTCAGGGCGGGGCGCAGGCTGACGACCATGCCGAGGCGCTCGGTGCTCTCCGGCGTCCGGTCGCGCAGGGCGGCCAGGACCCGCCACACGTGCGCGCCGAGCGCGTCCCCGCTGGACACCGGCGCGGAGCCGTCGGCCGCTCCCCCGCCCGCCGCCTCCTTCAGCGCCAGGACCTCCTGAGCGTCCAGGCGCACCGTCAGGGTGCGCATGCGGTGGGCGCCCGCGTTGACCCGCCAGAGGAAGCCCCACTTCTGCCGGCCGGTGACGACGGTGTACTGCGGGTCGTCGGGCCCGGTGGCCGGCGCCGCGTCGGGGGTCGCGTCGGGAGCCGGGCCCTCCAGCAGCCGGCGCGCGTAGGGCGCGGCGCGGTGCGCGAGTCCGCGGTGGGTGCGGGACCAGTGGAGCAGGAAGTCCAGGAAGCCCGCGCCGTCGACGACGCTGTGGTTGATGCAGACGCCGAGGACCGAGCCGCCGCCCCGGGTGTGGGTGACCTTGACGGTGAGCAGGGGGATGTCGTGGCCGACGACCCGGAAGGGGTTGACGGTGTGGACGTAGCGGCGCAGGTCGTTCCCGGCCCGCCGCCCGGGGCCGTACTGCGGCATGGGCCGGTCGGAGTGGTGGACGCTGAACGCCGCTCCGGCGTCGTTGCACAGCACGCTGAGGCCGCCGTCGTCGTCGCGCTCCAGCCGACCGGTGAGCATCGGGTACCGCTCCAGGGCGCGGCGCAGGGAGTCCCGCAGGGCGTCGGCGTCCAGGGTACGCCGGTAGTAGAAGGTGCGGGCGGTGGCGAAGGTGCCGTTCACCAGGTCGTACACGCTCAGCCGGATGCGCTCGCCGGTCGGCCGGCCGGTGCGCAGGGTGACGGTGCGGGCGGTCTTTCGTACCGCGGGGCCGGAAGTCATGCAGCCTCACTGGGCAGACGTGGTCGGGCGGGCCGGACGCCCCAGCCTCTCCCGCCCGCGTCGAGGAAATCCCTAGACGTACGGGCGTGGCCGCGGCCGCCCGCGGGGAAGCCGCGCGGTGTGCGCCGGGCCGCCGCGGGGGCTTTTTGGTGGATCCCTAGTCTTGCCCGCCCGCGCTGGCCCGCGGCCCGTCCCGCGTGCTGGGCTGGAGTCCCCGATCGATCGATTCGGGCGTGGGGACGCTTCGGCCGCGGGCCTGAGGTACGGCTCGCCCCCCACTGGCACACACAGGAGGCCGTCAGCCGATGGGGAACGACAAGACCGAGATCCTCGACCTGGTCCGCGAGTACCACCGCAACAACGCCTCCTCCGGGTTCGTTCCGGGCGTCACGCCGGTCCTGGCCTCCGGTGCCGTGCTCACGGAGGACGACCGGGTGGCCCTGGTGGAGGCGGCCCTGGACATGCGGATCGCCGCGGGCGTCAGCTCGCGCAGGCTGGAGCGGGCGCTGGCCAAGTACTTCGGCCTGCGCAAGGCGCACCTGACGAACTCCGGCTCGTCCGCCAACCTCCTGGCGCTCAGCTCCCTGACCTCACCGCAGCTGGGCGACGACCGGCTGGTGCCGGGCGACGAGGTGATCACCGCCGCGGCCGGCTTCCCCACGACGGTCAACCCCATCCTGCAGAACGGTCTCGTGCCGGTCTTCGCCGACATCGAACTGGGCACCTACAACGTCTCGCTGGAGAGCGTCGAGCGGGCGATCGGACCGAACACCCGGGCCATCATGATGGCGCACGCCCTGGGCAATCCGTTCCAGGTCGCGGAGATCGCCGAACTCGCGCAGGACCAGGGCCTGTTCCTCATCGAGGACAACTGCGACGCGCTGGGCAGCACCTACCGGGGGCAGTTGACCGGCACCTTCGGGGACCTGGCCACCGAGAGCTTCTACCCGGCCCACCACATCACCATGGGCGAGGGCGGCTGCGTGCTGACCGACAACATGATCCTGGCCAGGATCGTGGAGTCCATGCGGGACTGGGGCCGCGACTGCTGGTGCGAGCCCGGCGAGGACAACCGGTGCTTCAAGCGGTTCGAGCACCAGATGGGCTCCCTGCCCCAGGGCTACGACCACAAGTACATCTTCTCGCACGTCGGGTACAACCTGAAGTCGACCGACGTCTCCGCCGCCCTGGGACTGCAGCAGCTCGGCCGCATCGACGAGTTCGGCGCGGCGCGGCGCCACAACTGGACGCGGCTGCGCGAGAACCTGGACGGGCTGCCGCACCTGGTGCTGCCGGAGGCCACCCCGGGCAGCGATCCGAGCTGGTTCGGGTTCGCCATCACGGTGCGGCCCGACGCGCCGTTCGAGCCGGGCGCGCTCATCGACCACCTGGAGTCCAGCAAGGTCGCCACCCGCCGCTTCTTCGCCGGCAACCTCACCCGCCACCCGGCCTACGAGGACCGCCAGTTCCGGGTGAGCGGCACGCTGGCCAACAGCGACATCACCACCGAGCGCACGTTCTGGATCGGTGTCTACCCCGGTCTGACGGACGAGATGATCGACCACAGCATCAGCACGATCAGCGAGTACGTGACGCTCCCCCACTGACCCCGCCCGCCCCGCCCCGCCGGCCCCGGCCGGCGGGACCCACCCGGGACGCGTGCGGGTCCCCTCCGGTCCCCCCGGCCGCGACCGGAGGGGACCGCTCGTGCCCCGGCGGGCGCTCCGGGTCAGCCGGCCGCGGCGGGTGCCGCGGATCGCAGCCCGGCCCAGGTCTCCAGCAGGTCGGCGGCGCGCACGGCCCCGCCCGCGGCGCGCACGGCGTCCCGCATCCCGGCGCGCGCGGCCGGTCCGGCGGGGTCCGCCAGCAGGTCCGTCACGGTCCGCCTCAGCCGCTGCGCGGTCAGCCCCCGCCGGGACAGGCAGCGTCCCACCCCGCACTCCTGGAGGCGGTTCGCGCTCAGGGCGAGTTCGTGCGCGCGGGGCAGGGCGACGACGGGGGTTCCGTAGGCGAAGGCCTCCATGAGGCTGCCCATGCCCGCGTGGCAGACGAAGACGTCCGCGTGCGGCAGCACGGCCGGATGCGGCAGCCAGGGGTGGGCCTCGACGTGGGCGGGCAGCGGGCCCAGCGCGGCCGGGTCGCTGCCCCGGCCGAGGGTCATCACGACGTGCCACCGGTCCGGCGCGAACGCCTCGGCGCACATGCGGAAGAAGTCGCCGCGGTCCGTGGACTCGGTTCCCAGGGAGACCAGGGCGACGCGCCGGCCGTCGGACGGGGGCGTCCAGGTGCCGGGGGCCGGCTCGGCGAACGTCGGCCCCACGAAGGCGAACCGGTCGTCGAAGCCGTCGCCCCCGATCTGGAAGGCGCGCGGCAGGAACACCAGGTTGCGGTCGTCCCACTGGGCGCCGTAGCGGCCCATCTCCTCCAGGCCGATGCCGTGCTCGCCCATGAACCCGATCAGCGCCTCGGCGCCGGCGATCATCAGCGGGTGGCCGGGGTCCCACATCTGCGCGCGCAGCGAGAACGTCTCGTTGGCCGCGTGGCTCGGGCTGACCTGGACGGAGACCGCGTCCAGCCGCCGGGCCAGGACGCGGGCGGGGGCGACCGTCTCGAAGTCGTAGAGGACCACGTCCGGCGGGTCCTGCGCGAAGGCGGCCCGGGCCACCGGGAAGACGGTGCGCACGGTGTCGAGCAGCAGCTCGTAGCCGTCGCGGGCGAGCTGCTCCGGTGTGGGGTCCGCCGCGCGGTAGAACGCGCCGCGCGCCGAGGTGTAGGTGACGGCGCGGGCGCCGGCCTCCTCGACGGTGGCGGCGAACCGTTCGTCGACGACGTAGGTGACGCGGTGGCCGCGGGCGCGCAGTTCGCGGGTGACGCCCAGGGTGGGGCCGATGTGGCCGAAGTCGGCGAAGAGCAGCAGGGCGAAGTGTCGGGTGGGTTCGGCGGTGCCGGACGGCATCGGCTCTCCTCAGGGTGGCGGTGCCGGCCGGGCGGGTGCCGGCCGGCGTGCGGCGGTGGCCCCCCGGGGCTTCAGCGGGACGCGCGCAGTGCCGCGTAGTGGGCCAGGCAGTCCTCGTAGCGGGCCAGCAGCCCGGTCCGCCGGGCCTCGGCGACGGAGATGGCCGAGGAGTCCTTGTCCGACATCAGGGGCGCGTCCGCCAGCCCCCAGGGCAGGTCGAGATCGGCGTCGAAGGGGTTGATGTCCACCTGCGTGCCGGGCACGAACTCGGTGGAGCACAGGTACGACACGCAGGTGTCGTCGGTCAGGGCCAGGAAGCCGTGGACGAGCCCCTCGGAGACGAACAGGACCTCCCCGGACTCGCCGTCCAGCCAGTTCACCTCGTGCACGCCCCAGGTCGGCGAGCCGACGCGCAGGTCGACGACGATGTCGAGGACCGCTCCGCGCACGACGGACACCACCTTGGCCTGGCCCGGGGGCAGCAGCGTGCCGTGCAGGCCGCGCAGGGTGTGCCTGCGGGACACCGAGTAGTTGACCTGGGCGACGGGCACGGGCCTGCCGATCTCCTCGGCCAGCCGGTCGCCGCGGAACGCCTCGTAGAAGCAGCCCCGCACGTCACGGATCTTGTGTGGGGTGATGTGGTACGCGTCCGGCACCGCCGTCTCTCGAACCTTCATGGTGGCCCCACCCTAGGACCCGTACTTCGAGGCCGCCCACGGCTGCGGTCGAGGCCCGGTCCAGGACGGGTACAGGCCCGCTCCGGCGCCGCTCGCGGGCCGGTCCGGTCGGACGGGCCTGGACCGATCCTGGAACACCGGCTGTCACAGTGGACGCCTGCCCGCACGGCGGGCCGGGCAATTCGGACGGGTGCGCCGCGCGTGCGTCCGGGAGGAGAGAGGCATGAGGGACGTCGGTGCGCGGGAGCTGCCGGGCGGAGCCTGCGGCCGGGCGATGGTTCTCGGGGCGACCGGTTTCGTCGGCCGGCACGTGGGCGCCGCCCTGGAGGCCGCCGGTCACGAGGTCGTCGCCGTGGCCCGCAGTCCCCTGAAGACACCGGCCTCCTGGCGGTTCTTCGCCCTGGACCTCGTGCACGGCGGCCTGGACGCGCTGACCGACCTGCTCGTCGCACAGCGGCCCACGGTGGTCGTCAACGCGGCCGGCGAGGTGTGGTCCTCGTCGGCCGACGCCATGCGCCTGAGCAACCAGCTACTGGTGGACCGGCTGCTGGCCGCGCTCGCCGCGGCCGGGTCCCGGGCCCGGCTGGTGCACCTCGGATCGGTCCACGAGTACGCGCCGCAGCCCTCGGGCGTGTGGCTCACCGAGGCCTCGCCGACGGAGCCGACCACGGACTACGGGCGGTCCAAGCTGGTGAGCACGCGGGCGGTGCTGGGCGCCGCCCGGGCGGGAGAGGCGGACGCGGTCGTCCTGCGGCTGTCGAACGTCATCGGCGCCGGTACGCCGTCGGCCAGCCTGCTGGGCCAGGTGGCCGGTCAGCTGCTCGCCGCGTCCGCCGAGGAGGTCGCGCAGGTGCGGGTCTCGCCGCTGCGCAGCAGCCGTGACTTCGTCGACGCCAAGGACGTGGCCCGGGCCGTGGTCGCGGCGACGCGGGCGCCGGAGGCGGCCGGGCGGGTGCTGAACATCGCGAGCGGCACCTCGCAGCACGTGCGGGACATGGTCGATCTGCTGATCTCGGTCAGCGGCCGGCGGGCGCGGCTGGTGGAGCGGGCCGGCACGGGGGTGCGTCCGGTGACCGACACCCACTGGATGGGGGTGGACGTCTCGGCCGCCCGGCAGGTGCTCGGCTGGACCCCGCTCCGCACGCCCCGGGACATGGTGCGCGACCTGTGGGGGGCGGCGGAGCGGGGCGCGGCCGTCAGCGCGGCAGCAGTCCCAGGTCGGCGAGGCTGATCTGGTCGGTCAGCACGTGCTGGCGGATGCGCTGCAGGCCGGGCGAGGGGTCGAGGCCGAGTTCGTCGCGCAGCCTCTCCCGGAGCCGCTGGTAGACCTGGAGCGCCTCGCTGCGCCGGCCGCACCGCTGCAGGGCGATGATCAGGGTGCCCTGGAACCACTCGTGCAGCGGGTGGGCGCAGGCCAGCTCCTTCAGCTCGCCGACCAGCTGCCGGTGCCGGCCGAGCCGCAGATCGGCCTCGATGCGCAGCTCGCGGGCCTGCAGGTGCAGTTCCTCCAGGAGCAGGGCGTGTCCCTGCAGGGCCGGCCCCTGCGGGACGTCGGCGAAGGGCGGTCCGTCCCACAGGGCGAGCGCGCGGCCGAGCAGGTCAGCGGCCGTGGCGTGGTCGCCGGCGGCCAGGGCGGCCCGGCCCTTGGTGGTCAGCGTCGTGAACTCCGCCGCGTCGCACTCGCCGTGCTCGACGTTCAGCAGGTACCCCTGGGGGCGGGTGATCAGCGGGCCGCCGTCCGCCGGGCCGCGGCCGTCGCCCTGCAGGGTCTTGCGCAGCTGGTAGGCGTAGGTCTGCACGACGCCGGTCGCGCTGCGCGGCGGCCGCTCGGGCCACAGCTCCTCGACGAACGCCGTGACCGGCACGAAGGTGTTGCGGCGTGCCAGCAGCAGGGCCAGGGTCTGCCGCACCTTGGGGGCGGTCGGGGTGAGGTCGTGACCGCCGGGGGTCATGCGCACCGTTCCGAGGACGTGCCAGGTCAGCACGGTGCGTCCTCCTCGGGACCGGGGTGGGCCGGGGTGCGGGCCCACACGTCCCGGTTGTCCCGGTACCAAGCGACGGTCTCGGCGAGTCCCTCGGTGAAGTCCTTCTGCGGCTTGTAGCCCAGCTCCACGTGCGCCTTGCGCCAGTCCACGGAGTAGCGCCGGTCGTGGCCCTTGCGGTCGGTGACGTACTCGACGCTGTCCCAGGTGGCGCCGCAGGCCTCCAGCAGCAGGCCGGTGAGGCGGCGGTTGTCCAGTTCGGTGCCGCCGCCGATGTTGTAGACCTCCCCGGCGCGGCCCGCGGTGCGGACGAGCTCGACGGCGCGGACGTGGTCGTCCACGTGCAGCCAGTCGCGGACGTTGAGGCCGTCGCCGTAGAGGGGCACCGTCCCGCCGTCCAGCAGGCGGGTGACGAACAACGGGATGATCTTCTCCGGGAACTGGTGCGGCCCGTAGTTGTTGGAGCAGCGGGTGATGCGCACGTCGAGGCCGTGCGAGCGGTGGTAGGCGAGGGCCGTCAGGTCGCTGGAGGCCTTGGACGCCGCGTACGGGGAGTTGGGGTTCAGGGGCTGCTCCTCCGAGCACGACCCGGTCGGGATCGAGCCGTAGACCTCGTCGGTGGAGACGTGGACGAAGGTGCCGACGCCGTGTTCGAGGGCGCCGTCCAGCAGGGTCTGGGTGCCCAGGACGTTGGTGCGGACGAACTCCGCGGCGCTGGCCAGGGAGCGGTCGACGTGCGACTCGGCGGCGAAGTGCACCACCTGGTCGTGCTCGGCCATGAGCCGTGCGACGGTGGGCGCGTCGCAGATGTCGCCGACGACGAGGCGGAAGCGCGGGGAGTCCCGGACGGCGTCGAGGTTGGCCGGGTTGGCCGCGTAGGTGAAGGCGTCCAGGACGGTGACGGTGACGTCGTCGGGGCCGGCGGGGCCGAGCAGCGTACGGACGTAGTGGGACCCGATGAAGCCGGCACCGCCGGTCACCAGGATACGCGTGGGACTCATCGTGGGTGCGGCGCGTCACCGGTCGGGCCGAGCGGGCGCCGTCCTCCTTCCTCGGACGGGTGGTGCGGTGGGTGGAGCGGTCGTGGGCGGGGCCGGTGGCGGGATCAGAGGTCGGCGACGAGGCGTTCCAGTTCCGGGACGAGGTCGTGCGGGCTGGGCATGGCCGCGGACTCCTCGCGGAGCTTGCGCGCCGCGGCCGTGTAGGAGGGATCTTCCAGCAGGCGGCGCGTCAGGTCCGCGACCCTGTCCGGGTCGGCCTCGCTGTGGTGCAGGTACAGCCCCGCCCCGGCGTCCTGCAGGGACCGGCCGCGCAGCTCCTGGTCGGCGACGTGGGTCGACAGGGCCAGCTGGGGGACGGCGTTGACGAGCGCGGTGGAGAAGGTGCCCCAGCCGCCGTGGTGGACGACGGCGGCGCAGGAGGGCAGCAGGGTGCTCAGCGCGACCCCGCTGACGGCCCTGACGCCCGCGGGCAGATCGCCGAGCCGCTCGACCTGTTCGGGCATG
This is a stretch of genomic DNA from Streptomyces sp. TG1A-8. It encodes these proteins:
- a CDS encoding acyltransferase; its protein translation is MTSGPAVRKTARTVTLRTGRPTGERIRLSVYDLVNGTFATARTFYYRRTLDADALRDSLRRALERYPMLTGRLERDDDGGLSVLCNDAGAAFSVHHSDRPMPQYGPGRRAGNDLRRYVHTVNPFRVVGHDIPLLTVKVTHTRGGGSVLGVCINHSVVDGAGFLDFLLHWSRTHRGLAHRAAPYARRLLEGPAPDATPDAAPATGPDDPQYTVVTGRQKWGFLWRVNAGAHRMRTLTVRLDAQEVLALKEAAGGGAADGSAPVSSGDALGAHVWRVLAALRDRTPESTERLGMVVSLRPALKDRLPDGYSGNAVSNITAALPAHALRAQPLAHTAAAVRDARHRVTAERVRDEMAFLQAQHRAGRIKRVFSRMSLDAFEGTVALNNVSRLPVYDVEFGAGRPFWYEYPASPIPWTVLITPTPEDGHSRDVHLSVPREAAEALDDPRWAGRLRVPE
- the rfbH gene encoding lipopolysaccharide biosynthesis protein RfbH is translated as MGNDKTEILDLVREYHRNNASSGFVPGVTPVLASGAVLTEDDRVALVEAALDMRIAAGVSSRRLERALAKYFGLRKAHLTNSGSSANLLALSSLTSPQLGDDRLVPGDEVITAAAGFPTTVNPILQNGLVPVFADIELGTYNVSLESVERAIGPNTRAIMMAHALGNPFQVAEIAELAQDQGLFLIEDNCDALGSTYRGQLTGTFGDLATESFYPAHHITMGEGGCVLTDNMILARIVESMRDWGRDCWCEPGEDNRCFKRFEHQMGSLPQGYDHKYIFSHVGYNLKSTDVSAALGLQQLGRIDEFGAARRHNWTRLRENLDGLPHLVLPEATPGSDPSWFGFAITVRPDAPFEPGALIDHLESSKVATRRFFAGNLTRHPAYEDRQFRVSGTLANSDITTERTFWIGVYPGLTDEMIDHSISTISEYVTLPH
- a CDS encoding macrolide family glycosyltransferase gives rise to the protein MPSGTAEPTRHFALLLFADFGHIGPTLGVTRELRARGHRVTYVVDERFAATVEEAGARAVTYTSARGAFYRAADPTPEQLARDGYELLLDTVRTVFPVARAAFAQDPPDVVLYDFETVAPARVLARRLDAVSVQVSPSHAANETFSLRAQMWDPGHPLMIAGAEALIGFMGEHGIGLEEMGRYGAQWDDRNLVFLPRAFQIGGDGFDDRFAFVGPTFAEPAPGTWTPPSDGRRVALVSLGTESTDRGDFFRMCAEAFAPDRWHVVMTLGRGSDPAALGPLPAHVEAHPWLPHPAVLPHADVFVCHAGMGSLMEAFAYGTPVVALPRAHELALSANRLQECGVGRCLSRRGLTAQRLRRTVTDLLADPAGPAARAGMRDAVRAAGGAVRAADLLETWAGLRSAAPAAAG
- a CDS encoding dTDP-4-dehydrorhamnose 3,5-epimerase family protein — protein: MKVRETAVPDAYHITPHKIRDVRGCFYEAFRGDRLAEEIGRPVPVAQVNYSVSRRHTLRGLHGTLLPPGQAKVVSVVRGAVLDIVVDLRVGSPTWGVHEVNWLDGESGEVLFVSEGLVHGFLALTDDTCVSYLCSTEFVPGTQVDINPFDADLDLPWGLADAPLMSDKDSSAISVAEARRTGLLARYEDCLAHYAALRASR
- a CDS encoding NAD(P)-dependent oxidoreductase, whose translation is MRDVGARELPGGACGRAMVLGATGFVGRHVGAALEAAGHEVVAVARSPLKTPASWRFFALDLVHGGLDALTDLLVAQRPTVVVNAAGEVWSSSADAMRLSNQLLVDRLLAALAAAGSRARLVHLGSVHEYAPQPSGVWLTEASPTEPTTDYGRSKLVSTRAVLGAARAGEADAVVLRLSNVIGAGTPSASLLGQVAGQLLAASAEEVAQVRVSPLRSSRDFVDAKDVARAVVAATRAPEAAGRVLNIASGTSQHVRDMVDLLISVSGRRARLVERAGTGVRPVTDTHWMGVDVSAARQVLGWTPLRTPRDMVRDLWGAAERGAAVSAAAVPGRRG
- a CDS encoding AfsR/SARP family transcriptional regulator, producing MLTWHVLGTVRMTPGGHDLTPTAPKVRQTLALLLARRNTFVPVTAFVEELWPERPPRSATGVVQTYAYQLRKTLQGDGRGPADGGPLITRPQGYLLNVEHGECDAAEFTTLTTKGRAALAAGDHATAADLLGRALALWDGPPFADVPQGPALQGHALLLEELHLQARELRIEADLRLGRHRQLVGELKELACAHPLHEWFQGTLIIALQRCGRRSEALQVYQRLRERLRDELGLDPSPGLQRIRQHVLTDQISLADLGLLPR
- the rfbB gene encoding dTDP-glucose 4,6-dehydratase, whose amino-acid sequence is MSPTRILVTGGAGFIGSHYVRTLLGPAGPDDVTVTVLDAFTYAANPANLDAVRDSPRFRLVVGDICDAPTVARLMAEHDQVVHFAAESHVDRSLASAAEFVRTNVLGTQTLLDGALEHGVGTFVHVSTDEVYGSIPTGSCSEEQPLNPNSPYAASKASSDLTALAYHRSHGLDVRITRCSNNYGPHQFPEKIIPLFVTRLLDGGTVPLYGDGLNVRDWLHVDDHVRAVELVRTAGRAGEVYNIGGGTELDNRRLTGLLLEACGATWDSVEYVTDRKGHDRRYSVDWRKAHVELGYKPQKDFTEGLAETVAWYRDNRDVWARTPAHPGPEEDAPC